The window CCTGCGGGTCGAGATACAGCCGCGCGAAGCGCCCCTTGAAGCTGCCGAGAGAACCATTGAGGCACACATACAGCTGCGGATCGGCAAACTTGAGGAAGATCTTGCCGGTGCCACTCGCGTCGGCGAATGTGAGCGGAGTGACATCCGAGAAATCACTACAGTCGCCATCGATCACGGGAACGCGGCCGGCAAGGATGTCGAGCCCGGCCGCCGCCGTCCCGGCTGCGCGCACAGGCTGGTAGGGCGCGGCGCCCAGCAGCGCCGCCGCCGCCAGTGTAAGCAAGGCCAGACCCGTGAGCCATCGTCGGAATGGGGCCATTGTGTGCCTCCTCTTCTAGCCAGGCTGAGCCGCACCGGCGAAGAACAGCTCCAGCAGCACGGCAATCGTCTGATCAGGCCGGCGCGCATCGGCGCCGTCGTCGCTGGTGAGGAAGGGATACATCATACCCAGCAGCAGCCAGGTGAGCGTCTGCGGCTCGATCGGCCGCAGCTCGCCGCGCGCGATGGCGGCCTCGAGTAGCGCAGACACCTGGCCAATGAACTGCGCATGGTACTGCCGCCCGAACTCGGTGCGCGCGGTGGCGCCCAGGTGCGCCAGCTCGTGGCCGGCCAGGCGGATGAGCGCGCGCTGCTCGCCCGGCAGGCCGAACAGCGCACACACCAGTAGCTCGACCTGTGTGCGGGCGGGTGGGCCGGCCGCGCGCGCCGCCTGCACAATCTGCCCCAGGCGCGCCAGCGCGTCGTGCAAGATCGCCAGAAACAGATCCTCTTTATCTCTGAAGTGGTAGTACAGGCCGGCCTTCGACACACCAACCGCCTCGGCGATCTCGCGCATAGAGATGCCATTATAGCCGGCAGCCATAAACAGGCGCGTGGCCTCGGCCATGATCCGCGCGCGCATGGCTATGTCGGGTACGCTCACAGCTGGCCTCGCTTATGCGTGCGCTGGCCGCGAGGGTTCGTTGCGGCCAAGCGTCGCCAGCTCGGCGGCGCGGCCCTTCAGCCCCAGCGCGGCAAATGTCAGCGCGAGCATGATCGCGCCGATGATCAGAAACGACGCAGTATAACCCACCACGCCGCCGCCGCGCGAGTCGGCCACCGCGCCGGCCATCGCGCCGCCGACCAACTGGCCCACGCTGGTGAAAATCGTCAGCAGCGCCTGGGCCGAGGCCCGCTCGGTCGGCGGTGCCTCGTTCAGCATGATATAGCGCGGCGCGGCGCCCAGCAGCACCGCCAGCCCCAGGCCGAACACAATCGTCGATACGTAGAACATGGCCAGGCTGGTGGCGAAGAAGCTGACCAGCAGCGTGCCAAGCGTCACCAGCACGGCGCCCAGCACCACCACCACGCGCGAGCCAGAGCGATCGAGCATGCGCCCCGACAGCGGCGAGGCCACTGCCATGGCCAGCACCATCGGCACCAGCATATAGCTGGCGATCGACTCCTTGACGGCAAACGCGGCCACGCTCAGAGTCGGCAGAAATACCACGGCTGCCTCGGACAGCCCGGCGCCGGCGGCGACGATCGTGGTGAGCGCGATCTGGCGGTTGGCGAACAGCCCGGTGCGCACGATCGGGTCGGGGTGGCCACGCTCGATCAGCCACAGGATCGGCGTGAGCACGATCACCGCCAGCAGGAACGGCCAGACGCTGAGCGAGCTGAGGCTCTGCGCGAGGTTGGCCGTGTCGAGCTGGTTCAGGCCATACGCCAGCGCGCTCAGCAGCGCGCCCAGCACGATCATGCCCAGCCAGTCGAATGGGCGCTGCTCGGCCGGGCGGGTAGACGGCAGCAGCCGCATGCCCAGCGCAATCACCAGCGCGGCCAGCGGCAGGTTGATGATGAACAGCCACTGCCAGCCGAAGCCAAGCAGCACGCCGCCGACGATCGGGCCGACCAAGAATGCCAGGCCGAACACCGCGCCGATCAGGCCCAGCGCGCTGCCGCGCTTCTCGGGCGGGAACGTATCGCCGATCACCGCGCTGGCCACCGGGAAGATGCCGCCCGCGCCCAGGCCCTGCACGGCCCGGCCGAGCAGCAGCACGGCAAAGCTCGGCGAGATCGCCACCAGCAGCGAGCCGGCCGCGAAGAGCGCCACATTCAACACATAGATCGAGCGCCGCCCGAGCATGTCGGAGAGCTTGGCCATCAGCGGGGTGCCGATCAGGTTGAATAGCACATAGATGGTGAAGATCCACGCCACCGCGCGGTCGTCGACGCCAAAGGCCGTGCGAATGGCCGGCAGCGCCGGGCCGACGATCGCGATATCGAGCGCCGCCATCAGCACACCGATGAACAGCACGCCGAGCAGCCGGTTGCGCTGCTGGTTGTCGTTGATTGCCATTGAACTAAATCCTCGCTTTCGCGCTCTACGGTAAGTTACTGACCGGTCGGTAAGTTAGGGGTATAATAGCGCGCACACACCATTCTGTCAAGCCGTACTCCCGCCGCCGCGTGAATCCTGCGTGCGCGTGCAAGAAAGATAGCGCACCCCGCACGAAATTCCCCCTTGACAGATTTGTCACTTCTCGGGTATACTCTCGGCATCGCGCTTGTACGAAATGACACAAAGCTATGGTTCGTCTGAACGCCAGCCTCCTCCTTAGCCTCCTGCTTGTAGCCCTGATTATTATCACGGGTTTATAGCTGTTTGGGGGGGAAGCAACGTCAGCGTAGCGCCAGTCAACTGCCAGGCCCCTCCCACACACGGAGGGGCCTTTCGATTGTCACGTTCTTGGGCCAATCGCGCGGCGTAGCACGGTTCGCCCAGCCAGCCGAAAGCGACATTGCATGCTCGAACGACTAAAAAAGCTGCTGGAGCAACTGCTGACACCCCAGCGCCCTGCGCCTGTGCCCGTACCAATCCGCGCGCCGCGCCGCCGGCGCTAGCGTGTCAGGCTACTCGCTGCCACAGCCGGCAGCCTCCCCGGCCCTCAGGCCGTGAGCACCGCCGCTCAAAATCGCACCTGGCTCGGTTAATCGGGTCGCCGGCGCCGCCGGCGAAGACCATGCCGTCGTTGAAAGCCTGGGCTGCCGTATGGCCATGCCCATAGGAGAGCGTTGCTATGCGTTCAGACACGATCAAGCGCGGATTTGAGCGCGCGCCCCACCGTAGCCTGCTACGCGCCACCGGCCAGATCCGCGATGAGGCCGATTTCGAGAAGCCGTTCATCGCGATCTGCAACTCGTACGTCGACATTATCCCTGGCCATGTACACCTGCAGGAGTTCGGCCGGGTGGTGAAGCAGGCTGTGCGCGAAGCCGGCGGTGTGCCGTTCGAATTCAACACGATCGGCGTCGACGACGGCATCGTCATGGGCCACGAGGGCATGCGCTACTCGCTGCCCTCGCGCGAGCTGATCGCCGACTCGGTCGAAACCATGGCCGCCTCGCACTGCTTCGACGCCATGATCTGCATCCCCAACTGCGACAAGATCACCCCCGGCATGCTTATGGGCGCCGCGCGCGTGAACATCCCGACGATCTTCATCTCGGGCGGGCCGATGCTGGCCGGCCAGGACGAACAGGGTGTCAAAAGTGATCTGATCACCGTGTTCGAGGCAGTCGGTAAGCGCGCCGCCGGCACGATCAGCGACGCGCAGCTGCTCAAGCTCGAGCAGATCAGCTGCCCGACCTGCGGCAGCTGTAGCGGTATGTTCACCGCTAACTCGATGAACTGCCTGTGCGAGGCGCTCGGCATCGCGCTACCCGGCAACGGCACGCTGCCGGCCGTCTCACCCGAACGCCACGAGCTGGCGCGCAAGGCCGCCACCCAGATCATGGAGCTGGTCGCACGTAATATCCGCTTCCGCGACATCGTCACCGCCGAGGCGGTCGATAATGCGATGGCGCTCGATGTGGCCATGGGCGGCAGCACCAATACCGTGCTACACGTGCTGGCGCTCGCGCGCGAGACCAGCCTGGACTACCCGGTAGCGCACTTCAACGTGGTGTCCGACCGCACCCCGCACCTGGCCAAGGTGTCGCCGGCCTGGGATGGCCCGCAGCAGTGGCATATCCAGGATGTCCACGCTGCCGGCGGTGTGCCGGCCATCCTGGCCGAGCTGGCCCGCTGCCCCGGCGTGCTCAAGCTCGATGCGCTAACCGTGACCGGCAAGACCATGGGCGAGAACCTGGCCCACGCCGAGCGCCGCGGCGACGCCTGCATACGCCCGATCGACAACCCGCACTCGACGCGGGGCGCACTGAGCGCGCTGTTCGGCAACCTGGCGCCTGCCGGCGCGATCATCAAGGTTGGCGCGGTCGATCAGCACGAGATGCACTTTCGCGGCCCGGCGCGCGTATTCGACAGCGAAGAGGCTGCCACCAACGCGGTGGTGAATGGGAAGATCAACCCCGGCGACGCGATCATCGTGCGCTACGAGGGGCCGCGCGGCGGGCCGGGCATGCGCGAGATGCTCGCGCTCACCAGCATGGTCAAAGGCATCCCCGAGCTGAGCGGCACCACCGCGCTGATCACCGACGGCCGCTTCAGCGGCGGCACGCGCGGCCTGTGCATCGGCCATGTCTCGCCCGAGGCGGCTGAGGGCGGGCCGATCGGGCTGATCCACGACGGCGATATCGTGACGATCGACCTGGCCGCGCGCACGCTCGATGTCGATCTGTCGGCCGAAACCCTGGCCGCGCGCAAGGCCGGCTGGCAGGCACCCGCGCCCAGGTACACGCGCGGCTGGCTGGCGCGCTACACCCGGCTGGTGACCAACGCGAGCAACGGTGCCGTGCTCGAATAGTGCTTCGTTCCGCGTTGCTTCGGCGCAACTCAAAACTCAAAACTTAGGAGAGTGTAATGCCTAACCAGCGAACCGGCGCACAGATCCTGTGCGAGGCCCTGATCCGCGAGAACGTCGAGGTGATGTTCGGCATCCCCGGCGGCGCGATCATGCCGTTCTACTATGCAATGTGGGAGTATCGCGACCAGCTGCGCCATGTGCTATGCCGCCACGAGCAAGGCGCTGGCCACGCGGCCGAGGGCTACGCCCGCTCGACCGGCAAAGTCGGCGTGTGCATCGGCACCAGCGGCCCCGGCGCCACCAACCTGGTCACGCCGATCGCCGACGCGATGATGGACAGCACGCCGCTCGTGGCGCTCACCGGCCAGGTTTCGAGCCTGGTGCTGGGCAAAGACGCGTTCCAGGAGACCGATATCACCGGCATTACCATGCCGATCACCAAGCACAACTACCTGGTCAAGCGGATCGAAGACATCGCCTACGCGGTCAAAGAGGCCTTCCACATCGCCGCGACCGGCCGGCCCGGCCCGGTGCTGGTCGATATCACCAAAGACGCACTGCAGGCCAAGATGGTGCCGAACTGGGAGATCAAGCTGAACCTGCCGGGCTATAAGCCGAACTACAACGGCAACCGCAAGCAGATCCGCGAGGCCATGCGGCTGCTGACCGAGGCCAAGAAGCCGCTGATTATGTCGGGCAACGGCGTAACGATGGCCGGCGCGATCGGCGAGCTGCACGAGCTGGCCGAGCGCACGGGCGTGCCAGTGGTCACCACTCTGCACGGGATCGGCTCGTTCCCCGAGAACCACCCGCAGAACATCGGCATGCCCGGCATGCATGGCTGGGTGCATGTCAACCGGGCCATTCAGGAGTGCGATGTGCTGCTGAACATCGGCGGGCGCTTCGACGACCGTGTCACCGGCAAGGCCAGCACCTTCGCGCCACACGCCAAGGTGATCCACGTCGATATCGACCCGAGCGAGATCGGCAAGAATGTCAAGGTGGCGGTGCCGATCGTCGGCGATGCGCGCAATGTGCTGCGCGCGCTGATCGAAGAGCTGCCCAGCCGCGAGGCACTGGCCGAGCTGCATGGCCGCGCCAGCGACTGGCTCGAACACATCCGCGAGATGCAGGACAAGCACCAGCACAAGCAGCAGTACCTCAACCGGCCCGACACCACCAACCTGATGCCGCACGATGTGTACGCCGCGCTGACGCGCTTCCTCAACGCGCGCGGCCAATACCGCGTGGTCACCGATGTCGGCCAGCACCAGATGTGGGCGGCCCAGCTGATGGACTGGCTCAAGCCGCGCACACACATTACCTCGGGCGGCGCCGGCACCATGGGCTTCGCAGTACCGGCAGCCATGGGCGTGGCAATCGCCAACCCGACCGACACCGTCTGGGCGATCTGCGGCGACGGCGGCTTCCAGATGACCAACCAGGAGATGCAGACGATCATGCAGGAGGGCCTCAAGAACGTCAAGGTCGCAGTGATCAACAACGGCTACCTGGGCATGGTGCGCCAGTGGCAAGAGCTGTTCGAGGGTAAGCGCTATAGCGGCACGCCGCTGAGCGGCCCGAACTTCCGCCTGCTGGCCGAGGCTTACGGCTGGAAGGGTATCACCGTCGAGCGCGTCACAGATGTCGAGGGCGCAATCGAAACCGCCAACGCCACCGACGGCCCGGTATTGATCGACTTCCGCGTTGAGCGCGAGGTGAATGTGTGGCCAATGGTGCCGCAGGGTAAGAGCATTGGCGAGATGATCACCGGCACGCCACAGGCGTGAGTGTTAAGTTTTGAGTGTTGAGTTTTGAGTTGACCAATTCAAAATTCAACACTCAAAACTCAAAATTTTAAGGAGTGAACCTTGAACAAACATACCGTCGTCGCCCTGGTGCAGGATCGGCCCGGCGTGCTGAACCGCGCCGTGAGCCTGTTCCGCCGCCGCGGCTTCAATATCGAGAGCCTGGCCGTCGGCCATAGCGAGACGCCCGGCGTCAGCCGGATGACCCTGGTGGTCGAGGCCGAGGATGTCGAGCAGGTGACCAAGCAGCTCTACCGGCTGATCGAGGTGCTGAAGGTCAGCGACGTGACCAGCGACCCGACCGTCGAGCGCGAGATGGCGCTGGTGAAGATCCACGCGCCGTCCGGCAGCCGGCCCGAGATAGTGGCGCTGACCGGTATGTTCGGCGCCAAGATCGTCGATGTGGGCTACAACACCATGGTGATCGAGATGACCGGCACGCCTTCGAAGGTCGAGAACTTCATCGAGGTGGTGCGCCCGTTCGGCATGAAGGAGATGATGCGCACCGGCCGGATCGCGATGGTGCGCGGCGCGCACACCCACCAGGCCCCCGCCGATGCCACCGAGAGCGGCAATGGCCACGCGACGGCCGAGGCGGCGACGCTGAACTAGATATGTCGCGCCCGGCCAATGCGGCACAGCGCCCCGGCCAATCCGGCATAGCGCCCTGGCCGATGCGGCTTAGCGCGCCCGGCCAATCCGGCTTAGCGCGCCCCGACCGATGCGGCACAGCGCGCCCGGCCAATCCGGCTTAGCGCGCCCCGACCGATGCGGCACAGCGCGCCCTGGCCAATCCGGCATAGCGCCCTGGCCAATGCGGCATAGCGCGCCCGGCCAATCCGGCATAGCGCGCCCGGCCAATCCGGCATAGCGCCCTGGCCAATCCGGCACAGCGCGCCCTGGCCAATCCGGCATAGCGCGCCCTGGCCAATCCGGCATAGCGCCCCGAATGTACGGGCGCGATATATCGCGCCCTGGTGGATGTATTGCATATATATGAGGAGATCATGGCAGAACTATTCTACGACAACCACGCCGACCTAGGCCGCCTGAAGGGCCGCCCAATCGCGATCATCGGCTTTGGCAGCCAGGGCCACGCCCACGCCTTGAACCTGACCGAGAGCGGCTGCGATGTGCGCGTCGGCCTGTACGAAGGCTCGAAGAGCTGGGCCAAGGCCGAGGCCGCCGGGCTGCGGGTGGTGCCGGTGGCCCAGGCCGCCGCCGAAGCCCAGATCATCATGATCGTCACGCCCGACACCGGCCAGGCCGCACTGTACCGCGACCACATCGCACCGCACATGACCGCCGGCAAAACGCTGATGTTCGCGCATGGCTTCAACATCCGCTTCGGCCAGATCGTGCCGCCCAAAGATGTCGATGTGAGCATGATCGCACCCAAGGCGCCTGGCCACCGCGTGCGCGAGGTGTTCACCCAGGGCGGCGGCGTGCCTGCACTGATCGCTGTGCATCAGGACGCCTCGGGCCACGCATTCGAGGATGCGCTGGCCTACGGCAAGGGCCTGG of the Candidatus Kouleothrix ribensis genome contains:
- the ilvD gene encoding dihydroxy-acid dehydratase yields the protein MRSDTIKRGFERAPHRSLLRATGQIRDEADFEKPFIAICNSYVDIIPGHVHLQEFGRVVKQAVREAGGVPFEFNTIGVDDGIVMGHEGMRYSLPSRELIADSVETMAASHCFDAMICIPNCDKITPGMLMGAARVNIPTIFISGGPMLAGQDEQGVKSDLITVFEAVGKRAAGTISDAQLLKLEQISCPTCGSCSGMFTANSMNCLCEALGIALPGNGTLPAVSPERHELARKAATQIMELVARNIRFRDIVTAEAVDNAMALDVAMGGSTNTVLHVLALARETSLDYPVAHFNVVSDRTPHLAKVSPAWDGPQQWHIQDVHAAGGVPAILAELARCPGVLKLDALTVTGKTMGENLAHAERRGDACIRPIDNPHSTRGALSALFGNLAPAGAIIKVGAVDQHEMHFRGPARVFDSEEAATNAVVNGKINPGDAIIVRYEGPRGGPGMREMLALTSMVKGIPELSGTTALITDGRFSGGTRGLCIGHVSPEAAEGGPIGLIHDGDIVTIDLAARTLDVDLSAETLAARKAGWQAPAPRYTRGWLARYTRLVTNASNGAVLE
- the ilvB gene encoding biosynthetic-type acetolactate synthase large subunit produces the protein MPNQRTGAQILCEALIRENVEVMFGIPGGAIMPFYYAMWEYRDQLRHVLCRHEQGAGHAAEGYARSTGKVGVCIGTSGPGATNLVTPIADAMMDSTPLVALTGQVSSLVLGKDAFQETDITGITMPITKHNYLVKRIEDIAYAVKEAFHIAATGRPGPVLVDITKDALQAKMVPNWEIKLNLPGYKPNYNGNRKQIREAMRLLTEAKKPLIMSGNGVTMAGAIGELHELAERTGVPVVTTLHGIGSFPENHPQNIGMPGMHGWVHVNRAIQECDVLLNIGGRFDDRVTGKASTFAPHAKVIHVDIDPSEIGKNVKVAVPIVGDARNVLRALIEELPSREALAELHGRASDWLEHIREMQDKHQHKQQYLNRPDTTNLMPHDVYAALTRFLNARGQYRVVTDVGQHQMWAAQLMDWLKPRTHITSGGAGTMGFAVPAAMGVAIANPTDTVWAICGDGGFQMTNQEMQTIMQEGLKNVKVAVINNGYLGMVRQWQELFEGKRYSGTPLSGPNFRLLAEAYGWKGITVERVTDVEGAIETANATDGPVLIDFRVEREVNVWPMVPQGKSIGEMITGTPQA
- a CDS encoding MFS transporter; this encodes MAINDNQQRNRLLGVLFIGVLMAALDIAIVGPALPAIRTAFGVDDRAVAWIFTIYVLFNLIGTPLMAKLSDMLGRRSIYVLNVALFAAGSLLVAISPSFAVLLLGRAVQGLGAGGIFPVASAVIGDTFPPEKRGSALGLIGAVFGLAFLVGPIVGGVLLGFGWQWLFIINLPLAALVIALGMRLLPSTRPAEQRPFDWLGMIVLGALLSALAYGLNQLDTANLAQSLSSLSVWPFLLAVIVLTPILWLIERGHPDPIVRTGLFANRQIALTTIVAAGAGLSEAAVVFLPTLSVAAFAVKESIASYMLVPMVLAMAVASPLSGRMLDRSGSRVVVVLGAVLVTLGTLLVSFFATSLAMFYVSTIVFGLGLAVLLGAAPRYIMLNEAPPTERASAQALLTIFTSVGQLVGGAMAGAVADSRGGGVVGYTASFLIIGAIMLALTFAALGLKGRAAELATLGRNEPSRPAHA
- a CDS encoding TetR/AcrR family transcriptional regulator, translated to MSVPDIAMRARIMAEATRLFMAAGYNGISMREIAEAVGVSKAGLYYHFRDKEDLFLAILHDALARLGQIVQAARAAGPPARTQVELLVCALFGLPGEQRALIRLAGHELAHLGATARTEFGRQYHAQFIGQVSALLEAAIARGELRPIEPQTLTWLLLGMMYPFLTSDDGADARRPDQTIAVLLELFFAGAAQPG
- the ilvC gene encoding ketol-acid reductoisomerase; this translates as MAELFYDNHADLGRLKGRPIAIIGFGSQGHAHALNLTESGCDVRVGLYEGSKSWAKAEAAGLRVVPVAQAAAEAQIIMIVTPDTGQAALYRDHIAPHMTAGKTLMFAHGFNIRFGQIVPPKDVDVSMIAPKAPGHRVREVFTQGGGVPALIAVHQDASGHAFEDALAYGKGLGNTRAGVLKTTFAEETETDLFGEQSVLCGGVSALVKAGFETLVEAGYQPEVAYFECMHELKLIVDLFYQGGLNYMRYSVSDTAEWGDYVAGNQIINEQTRAAMRQLLANIQSGAFAEDWIEENHNGRPRFNAQRKADIDHPIERVGRELRRMMPFVGPKEVVPGQGGA
- the ilvN gene encoding acetolactate synthase small subunit, which codes for MNKHTVVALVQDRPGVLNRAVSLFRRRGFNIESLAVGHSETPGVSRMTLVVEAEDVEQVTKQLYRLIEVLKVSDVTSDPTVEREMALVKIHAPSGSRPEIVALTGMFGAKIVDVGYNTMVIEMTGTPSKVENFIEVVRPFGMKEMMRTGRIAMVRGAHTHQAPADATESGNGHATAEAATLN